A genome region from Populus alba chromosome 3, ASM523922v2, whole genome shotgun sequence includes the following:
- the LOC118036858 gene encoding protein NUCLEOLAR FACTOR 1 isoform X2 — MPAPSLRLKRHKRTNKSWADGKQKQKKRPRKEGKINLEEDVAGDSQSLSMFEEDSVEEGSDNESDLQEQRTAGIVDADGDSDSEDILEASNTDQEQELDVKSQTVAKAPASRSSFHSHLEYKLPETEVEDLLKKKWKYQWDVPAFGMPNCKWVGTGECFLEVANMNSDCGLKQRLYKHWLDVCRTSGSNDFHSSPQRFFFSLCNSYRDILHCNKKPFYRKGLKEDSAIMDAYIMHCLNHIFRTRDLVTKNDSKVGKRWENAKDELLGGDEFLDHGFTRPKVLILLPFKSIANRAVNSLIKLTPGAYKVNVEHMSRFSNEFGNHDDEDNVNTNELTGSVKNSNSQKSSKPPDHQALFDGNVDDKFMIGIKFTRKSIKLFSDFYSSDLIVASPLALLKKIEEAKRDKEKDVDYLSSIEVLIIDHADVIAMQNWAFLTSVLEQLNCIPSKQHGTDIMRIRKWYLDGHARFYRQTIVLGCYANPDINASFNRQCVNYQGKVKLICQYKGVLPKVSDQVRQIYQRFDADSVAEADNARLDYFVQKVFPKIKDSDEGGVMLFISSYYEYVRLRNFLKSQNASLCLLGDYAEPRDVTRMRNWFRNGEKKIMLYTERFHFYRRYKIGGVRNLIVYSLPERKEFFPEVVNMLEGADDMTCTVLFSQFDQLQLERIVGTASARRMITSEKGVFVFC; from the exons ATGCCAGCGCCAAGTCTCA GATTGAAGAGGCACAAAAGAACAAACAAATCTTGGGCTGATGGGAAACAGAAACAGAAGAAAAG ACcaagaaaagaaggtaaaattaACTTGGAGGAAGATGTCGCTGGCGACTCCCAATCTCTCAGCATGTTCGAGGAAGATTCTGTTGAAGAAG GAAGTGATAATGAAAGTGACCTGCAAGAGCAAAGAACTGCTGGCATTGTGGACGCGGATGGAGATTCTGATTCAGAAGATATTCTGGAGGCCTCCAACACCGATCAAGAACAAGAATTGGATGTCAAGTCCCAAACTGTTGCAAAGGCACCAGCTTCCAGAAG CTCTTTCCATTCTCACTTAGAGTATAAGTTACCAGAAACTGAGGTAGAGGATCTGTTGAAGAAAAAGTGGAAATATCAATGGGATGTGCCTGCTTTTGGCATGCCAAATTGCAAGTGGGTAGGAACAGGAGAGTGTTTTCTGGAG GTAGCTAACATGAACTCTGATTGTGGTCTCAAGCAAAGGTTATATAAACACTGGTTGGATGTGTGCAGGACATCTGGCAGCAATGATTTTCATTCATCTCCACAGAgattcttcttctctcttt gcAACAGCTATAGAGATATTTTGCACTGTAACAAGAAGCCTTTTTACCGCAAGGGCCTAAAAGAAGACTCGGCCATCATGGATGCATACATTATGCACTGT CTGAATCACATTTTCAGAACGAGAGATCTTGTGACCAAGAATGATTCAAAAGTGGGCAAGCGTTGGGAGAATGCTAAGGATGAATTGCTTGGTGGTGATGAATTCCTTGATCATGGGTTTACTCGTCCAAAG GTTTTGATCCTACTGCCCTTTAAAAGCATTGCAAATCGTGCTGTTAATAGCCTAATAAAACTGACCCCCGGAGCTTACAAG gTTAATGTGGAGCACATGAGTCGTTTCTCTAATGAGTTTGGAAATCACGATGATGAAGACAATGTAAACACCAATGAGTTAACTGGAAGTGTTAAAAACTCAAACTCCCAGAAGTCCTCAAAACCACCTGACCATCAAGCACTTTTTGATGGAAATGTAGATGATAAATTTATGATAGGCATTAAATTTACGAG GAAGAGCATTAAGTTATTTAGTGATTTCTACTCCTCAGACTTGATAGTCGCTTCTCCTTTGGCATTGCTGAAG AAAATTGAGGAAGCTAAACGTGACAAGGAAAAAGATGTGGATTATCTTTCTTCCATAGAG GTTCTTATCATTGATCATGCAGATGTTATAGCAATGCAG AATTGGGCCTTCCTTACATCAGTTCTTGAACAATTGAATTGCATTCCTTCTAAGCAGCATGGGACTGATATAATGCGCATTAGAAAGTG GTATTTGGATGGACATGCCAGATTTTATCGGCAAACAATTGTCTTAGGTTGTTATGCAAACCCAG ACATTAATGCTTCCTTCAATCGTCAATGTGTAAACTACCAAGGAAAG GTAAAGTTGATATGTCAGTATAAAGGTGTTCTTCCAAAAGTCTCAGACCAAGTACGGCAG ATTTATCAGCGATTTGATGCAGACTCTGTGGCAGAAGCTGACAATGCTCGACTTGACTACTTTGTTCAGAAG GTGTTCCCAAAAATTAAAGATTCAGATGAG GGGGGGGTTATGCTATTTATTAGTTCTTACTATGAATATGTTCGACTTCGTAACTTTTTGAAGTCACAGAATGCATCCCTGTGTCTGCTTGGAGA CTACGCCGAACCAAGGGATGTCACTCGAATGCGGAATTGGTTTCGTaatggagaaaagaaaatcatgctTTACACAGAAAGATTTCATTTTTACCGTAGATACAAG ATTGGTGGTGTTCGAAATTTGATCGTCTACTCTCTCCCTGAGAGGAAGGAGTTCTTCCCGGAG gttGTCAACATGCTTGAAGGGGCTGATGACATGACATGCACTGTGCTCTTTTCTCAATTTGATCAACTCCAG CTGGAGAGAATTGTTGGAACTGCTTCTGCAAGAAGAATGATCACCTCAGAAAAGGGTGTCTTTGTGTTCTGTTGA
- the LOC140955396 gene encoding uncharacterized protein: MTNNSVAAPITHPSSSLAPPSMTAATSGAPLAAAEIELPQTPAIIPLPNTQHVISLKLSNTNFLYWRMQMKPFLLGQGVFPFVDGSFPCPPSHVISVDTSLPAVNASYLSWKQQDHLLMSALLSSLSMEVLHLVVDCNTSHEIWTTLETALASPSNSRIMQLHAGRPISMEDFNLYVFRGLRSEFKDLVTNLSTKAEPISYTDLHSHLLTHEFINKINIHPVVTAPLLPTPSQQPSVFFGQRQSGSNAGRRGRFREGWRPNNRSSYRGNHGYGSAQNFSPTNSPSGSHFGQQGNRVSYGSSQYFGQQSNRFGGSHRTIKCQLCYDYGHTAQQCSQLSTHHVQANANLAFNIVPTTSPVTWFPDTGANHHVTPDLVSMTSSEPYLGNDHLHVGDGKGLSSCLPLKTTGHQTQAPLDLIFSDVWGPSPMSHVSPMAPVSPDVALSSAGSPTSGAVCVSHMLSDLPNSPVPSPAGSPSRFASPAQPSPLLHRSTPGSSTLSPPGLDLCVDLSHFSLQQDHDSVSSTQPQVARTHSMVLRPRSSKTANLSQEPVSFKAADKYLIWHKAMQEELQALHSNDTWSLVPFAPSMNVVGSRWVYKIKRRADGCVDRYKARLVARGFTQQEGVDYYETFSLVIKPTTIRLVLTIAVTCGWQIHQLDVHNAFLNGILQEEDTASYGLHITRDSSLSLHGFTDADWAGSIDDRKSTGGYLVYLGATPISWKSGKQRTVARSSTEAEYKALADGTAEILWIRSLLSELHFPSSSMTTLWCDNLGATFLSLNPIFHARTKHVEVDYHFVRDRVAKQEIQVRFISSKDQLADVLTKPLPPVSFALFRSKLRVESPPSA, translated from the exons ATGACGAATAACTCTGTTGCTGCACCGATCACtcacccttcttcttctcttgcgCCACCATCGATGACAGCTGCTACATCTGGTGCTCCTCTTGCTGCTGCTGAAATCGAATTGCCTCAGACTCCTGCTATCATCCCTCTCCCCAACACTCAGCATGTAATATCTTTAAAGCTCTCCAACACCAATTTTCTGTATTGGAGGATGCAGATGAAGCCTTTTCTCTTGGGCCAAGGTGTTTTTCCCTTTGTGGATGGTTCATTCCCATGTCCTCCCTCTCATGTGATTTCTGTTGACACCTCCTTACCTGCTGTTAATGCCTCCTATCTGTCATGGAAGCAACAAGACCACCTACTCATGAGTGCTCTTTTATCCTCCCTCTCTATGGAAGTTCTGCACCTAGTGGTTGATTGTAACACCTCCCACGAAATCTGGACAACGCTGGAAACAGCCCTTGCTTCTCCTTCAAACTCACGAATTATGCAGCTCCATG CTGGTAGACCGATATCTATGGAAGACTTTAATTTGTATGTCTTTCGGGGATTACGCAGTGAGTTTAAGGACCTTGTAACCAACTTATCTACTAAAGCTGAGCCTATCTCGTACACTGACCTCCACAGCCACCTCCTCACGCatgaatttatcaacaaaatcaatattCATCCAGTTGTAACAGCTCCTCTGTTACCCACTCCATCCCAGCAGCCATCTGTGTTTTTTGGGCAGCGGCAGTCAGGTTCTAATGCTGGCAGAAGAGGCCGTTTTCGCGAGGGATGGCGACCAAACAACCGTAGTAGTTATCGTGGAAATCATGGTTATGGTTCAGCTCAGAATTTCAGTCCTACAAATTCTCCTTCAGGTTCACATTTTGGACAGCAGGGAAATCGGGTCTCCTATGGCTCAAGTCAGTACTTTGGGCAGCAAAGCAACCGGTTTGGGGGTTCTCACCGCACCATCAAATGTCAGTTATGCTATGATTATGGGCATACTGCTCAGCAGTGTTCTCAATTATCTACTCATCATGTACAAGCTAATGCTAATTTAGCATTTAATATTGTCCCCACTACTTCTCCTGTTACTTGGTTTCCTGATACAGGTGCGAATCATCATGTGACGCCGGACCTTGTGAGTATGACAAGTTCAGAACCTTACCTTGGTAATGATCACTTGCATGTTGGCGATGGTAAGGGTCTT TCGTCTTGTTTGCCTTTAAAAACTACAGGTCATCAAACTCAAGCTCcacttgacttgatttttagtgatgtttggggacctTCCCCTATG TCACATGTGTCTCCTATGGCCCCGGTCTCTCCTGATGTGGCACTCTCCTCTGCTGGGTCTCCTACTTCGGGTGCAGTATGTGTGTCCCATATGCTATCTGATTTGCCAAACTCCCCTGTTCCATCCCCTGCTGGCTCTCCCTCTCGGTTTGCTTCGCCTGCTCAGCCTAGTCCTCTGTTGCACCGTTCCACACCAGGTTCCTCCACTCTTTCCCCCCCTGGACTTGATTTATGTGTTGATTTGTCTCATTTCTCTCTTCAGCAAGACCACGACAGTGTGTCTTCCACTCAACCACAGGTTGCACGCACTCACTCTATGGTGCTTCGCCCACGTTCTTCCAAAACTGCAAACTTAAGT CAGGAACCGGTTTCATTTAAGGCTGCTGACAAATACTTGATTTGGCATAAAGCCATGCAAGAAGAACTTCAGGCCCTTCACAGTAATGACACCTGGTCATTAGTTCCTTTTGCTCCATCTATGAATGTGGTCGGCAGTCGGTGGGTATATAAGATTAAGAGGCGCGCTGATGGTTGTGTGGATCGATATAAAGCACGGCTGGTTGCACGAGGTTTCACTCAGCAAGAGGGGGTTGATTACTATGAAACATTTAGTCTGGTGATCAAGCCAACAACGATTCGTCTAGTACTTACTATTGCTGTCACCTGTGGTTGGCAGATTCATCAATTGGATGTCCATAATGCCTTTTTGAATGGCATTCTTCAGGAGGAG GATACAGCTTCTTATGGTCTACACATTACTCGGGATTCCTCATTGTCTCTTCATGGTTTcactgatgctgattgggctggcaGTATTGATGATCGGAAATCaacaggtggttatcttgtaTATCTTGGTGCTACTCCTATTTCATGGAAATCAGGGAAGCAACGCACTGTAGCTCGATCTTCTACAGAGGCAGAATACAAGGCCTTAGCTGATGGTACTGCTGAAATCTTATGGATTCGCTCTTTATTATCAGAACTTCATTTTCCATCGTCATCCATGACTACGTTGTGGTGTGATAATTTAGGAGCCACCTTCCTATCTCTCAATCCAATTTTTCATGCTCGCactaaacatgttgaagttGACTATCACTTTGTTCGCGATCGCGTTGCTAAGCAAGAAATTCAGGTACGCTTTATCTCTTCAAAGGACCAACTAGCTGATGTTCTTACCAAGCCGCTTCCCCCAGTCTCGTTTGCTCTTTTTCGATCCAAGCTTCGAGTGGAATCTCCACCTTCAGCTTGA
- the LOC118036858 gene encoding protein NUCLEOLAR FACTOR 1 isoform X1, with the protein MPAPSLTGLKRHKRTNKSWADGKQKQKKRPRKEGKINLEEDVAGDSQSLSMFEEDSVEEGSDNESDLQEQRTAGIVDADGDSDSEDILEASNTDQEQELDVKSQTVAKAPASRSSFHSHLEYKLPETEVEDLLKKKWKYQWDVPAFGMPNCKWVGTGECFLEVANMNSDCGLKQRLYKHWLDVCRTSGSNDFHSSPQRFFFSLCNSYRDILHCNKKPFYRKGLKEDSAIMDAYIMHCLNHIFRTRDLVTKNDSKVGKRWENAKDELLGGDEFLDHGFTRPKVLILLPFKSIANRAVNSLIKLTPGAYKVNVEHMSRFSNEFGNHDDEDNVNTNELTGSVKNSNSQKSSKPPDHQALFDGNVDDKFMIGIKFTRKSIKLFSDFYSSDLIVASPLALLKKIEEAKRDKEKDVDYLSSIEVLIIDHADVIAMQNWAFLTSVLEQLNCIPSKQHGTDIMRIRKWYLDGHARFYRQTIVLGCYANPDINASFNRQCVNYQGKVKLICQYKGVLPKVSDQVRQIYQRFDADSVAEADNARLDYFVQKVFPKIKDSDEGGVMLFISSYYEYVRLRNFLKSQNASLCLLGDYAEPRDVTRMRNWFRNGEKKIMLYTERFHFYRRYKIGGVRNLIVYSLPERKEFFPEVVNMLEGADDMTCTVLFSQFDQLQLERIVGTASARRMITSEKGVFVFC; encoded by the exons ATGCCAGCGCCAAGTCTCA CAGGATTGAAGAGGCACAAAAGAACAAACAAATCTTGGGCTGATGGGAAACAGAAACAGAAGAAAAG ACcaagaaaagaaggtaaaattaACTTGGAGGAAGATGTCGCTGGCGACTCCCAATCTCTCAGCATGTTCGAGGAAGATTCTGTTGAAGAAG GAAGTGATAATGAAAGTGACCTGCAAGAGCAAAGAACTGCTGGCATTGTGGACGCGGATGGAGATTCTGATTCAGAAGATATTCTGGAGGCCTCCAACACCGATCAAGAACAAGAATTGGATGTCAAGTCCCAAACTGTTGCAAAGGCACCAGCTTCCAGAAG CTCTTTCCATTCTCACTTAGAGTATAAGTTACCAGAAACTGAGGTAGAGGATCTGTTGAAGAAAAAGTGGAAATATCAATGGGATGTGCCTGCTTTTGGCATGCCAAATTGCAAGTGGGTAGGAACAGGAGAGTGTTTTCTGGAG GTAGCTAACATGAACTCTGATTGTGGTCTCAAGCAAAGGTTATATAAACACTGGTTGGATGTGTGCAGGACATCTGGCAGCAATGATTTTCATTCATCTCCACAGAgattcttcttctctcttt gcAACAGCTATAGAGATATTTTGCACTGTAACAAGAAGCCTTTTTACCGCAAGGGCCTAAAAGAAGACTCGGCCATCATGGATGCATACATTATGCACTGT CTGAATCACATTTTCAGAACGAGAGATCTTGTGACCAAGAATGATTCAAAAGTGGGCAAGCGTTGGGAGAATGCTAAGGATGAATTGCTTGGTGGTGATGAATTCCTTGATCATGGGTTTACTCGTCCAAAG GTTTTGATCCTACTGCCCTTTAAAAGCATTGCAAATCGTGCTGTTAATAGCCTAATAAAACTGACCCCCGGAGCTTACAAG gTTAATGTGGAGCACATGAGTCGTTTCTCTAATGAGTTTGGAAATCACGATGATGAAGACAATGTAAACACCAATGAGTTAACTGGAAGTGTTAAAAACTCAAACTCCCAGAAGTCCTCAAAACCACCTGACCATCAAGCACTTTTTGATGGAAATGTAGATGATAAATTTATGATAGGCATTAAATTTACGAG GAAGAGCATTAAGTTATTTAGTGATTTCTACTCCTCAGACTTGATAGTCGCTTCTCCTTTGGCATTGCTGAAG AAAATTGAGGAAGCTAAACGTGACAAGGAAAAAGATGTGGATTATCTTTCTTCCATAGAG GTTCTTATCATTGATCATGCAGATGTTATAGCAATGCAG AATTGGGCCTTCCTTACATCAGTTCTTGAACAATTGAATTGCATTCCTTCTAAGCAGCATGGGACTGATATAATGCGCATTAGAAAGTG GTATTTGGATGGACATGCCAGATTTTATCGGCAAACAATTGTCTTAGGTTGTTATGCAAACCCAG ACATTAATGCTTCCTTCAATCGTCAATGTGTAAACTACCAAGGAAAG GTAAAGTTGATATGTCAGTATAAAGGTGTTCTTCCAAAAGTCTCAGACCAAGTACGGCAG ATTTATCAGCGATTTGATGCAGACTCTGTGGCAGAAGCTGACAATGCTCGACTTGACTACTTTGTTCAGAAG GTGTTCCCAAAAATTAAAGATTCAGATGAG GGGGGGGTTATGCTATTTATTAGTTCTTACTATGAATATGTTCGACTTCGTAACTTTTTGAAGTCACAGAATGCATCCCTGTGTCTGCTTGGAGA CTACGCCGAACCAAGGGATGTCACTCGAATGCGGAATTGGTTTCGTaatggagaaaagaaaatcatgctTTACACAGAAAGATTTCATTTTTACCGTAGATACAAG ATTGGTGGTGTTCGAAATTTGATCGTCTACTCTCTCCCTGAGAGGAAGGAGTTCTTCCCGGAG gttGTCAACATGCTTGAAGGGGCTGATGACATGACATGCACTGTGCTCTTTTCTCAATTTGATCAACTCCAG CTGGAGAGAATTGTTGGAACTGCTTCTGCAAGAAGAATGATCACCTCAGAAAAGGGTGTCTTTGTGTTCTGTTGA
- the LOC118056171 gene encoding pentatricopeptide repeat-containing protein At1g11290, chloroplastic, translating to MSERDVVSWSTMIRAYSRNKLFKEGLKLIENMHFSNVNPSEVAMISMVNLFSDLENGEIGKAMHGYVIRNSNSEKMVVPLTTCLIDMYAKCGNLDAAITLFDGFSQRSIVSWTAMIAGYIRCNALEEGERLFVRMIEENVFPNDITMLSLIISCGFVGAIQLGKRLHAYILRNEFGMSLALATALVDMYGKCGEIRSARAIFDSMKNKDVMTWTTMISAYAQANCIDYAFQLFVQKRDNGVRPNELTMVSLLSLCAENGALDMGKWFHAYIDKQGVEVDVILKTALIDMYAKCGDISGAQRLFSEVIDRDICSWNVMMAGYEMHGYGEKALKLLTEMETLGVKPNDITFIGALHACSHAGLVVEGK from the coding sequence ATGAGTGAGAGAGATGTTGTTTCGTGGAGTACGATGATTAGAGCTTACAGTAGAAACAAATTGTTCAAAGAAGGGTTGAAACTTATTGAAAATATGCATTTTTCGAATGTCAATCCTAGTGAGGTTGCTATGATTAGCATGGTTAATCTATTTTCTGACCTTGAGAATGGTGAAATAGGGAAAGCAATGCATGGTTATGTTATAAGGAATAGCAATAGTGAGAAAATGGTTGTGCCTTTGACTACTTGTTTGATTGATATGTATGCAAAGTGTGGAAATTTAGATGCTGCAATAACACTTTTTGATGGTTTTAGTCAAAGAAGCATTGTTTCATGGACTGCCATGATTGCTGGCTACATTAGGTGCAATGCTTTGGAAGAGGGTGAAAGATTATTCGTTAGAATGATTGAAGAAAATGTGTTTCCTAATGATATCACCATGTTGAGTTTGATTATTTCATGTGGATTTGTAGGGGCTATACAATTGGGCAAGCGGCTACATGCCTACATTTTAAGAAATGAGTTTGGAATGTCTTTAGCTTTAGCCACTGCTTTGGTTGACATGTATGGAAAATGTGGTGAGATAAGAAGTGCAAGAGCTATATTtgatagcatgaagaacaaagATGTTATGACTTGGACAACTATGATTTCAGCTTATGCGCAAGCTAATTGTATAGATTATGCTTTTCAACTATTTGTCCAGAAGAGGGATAACGGAGTGAGGCCAAATGAATTGACAATGGTAAGCCTGCTTTCGTTATGTGCAGAAAATGGAGCCCTTGACATGGGCAAGTGGTTTCATGCTTACATAGACAAGCAAGGTGTTGAAGTAGATGTGATACTGAAAACTGCTTTAATAGACATGTATGCCAAGTGTGGGGATATTAGTGGGGCTCAGAGGCTGTTCAGCGAAGTCATAGATCGAGACATCTGCTCATGGAATGTAATGATGGCTGGATACGAGATGCATGGATATGGTGAGAAAGCTTTGAAACTACTCACAGAGATGGAGACACTGGGTGTAAAACCCAATGACATCACATTTATAGGAGCTCTGCATGCTTGCAGTCACGCTGGTTTGGTGGTGGAAGGAAAATGA
- the LOC118036858 gene encoding protein NUCLEOLAR FACTOR 1 isoform X3, translating into MPAPSLTGLKRHKRTNKSWADGKQKQKKRPRKEGKINLEEDVAGDSQSLSMFEEDSVEEGSDNESDLQEQRTAGIVDADGDSDSEDILEASNTDQEQELDVKSQTVAKAPASRSSFHSHLEYKLPETEVEDLLKKKWKYQWDVPAFGMPNCKWVGTGECFLEVANMNSDCGLKQRLYKHWLDVCRTSGSNDFHSSPQRFFFSLCNSYRDILHCNKKPFYRKGLKEDSAIMDAYIMHCLNHIFRTRDLVTKNDSKVGKRWENAKDELLGGDEFLDHGFTRPKVLILLPFKSIANRAVNSLIKLTPGAYKVNVEHMSRFSNEFGNHDDEDNVNTNELTGSVKNSNSQKSSKPPDHQALFDGNVDDKFMIGIKFTRKSIKLFSDFYSSDLIVASPLALLKKIEEAKRDKEKDVDYLSSIEVLIIDHADVIAMQNWAFLTSVLEQLNCIPSKQHGTDIMRIRKWYLDGHARFYRQTIVLGCYANPDINASFNRQCVNYQGKVKLICQYKGVLPKVSDQVRQTLWQKLTMLDLTTLFRRCSQKLKIQMRGGLCYLLVLTMNMFDFVTF; encoded by the exons ATGCCAGCGCCAAGTCTCA CAGGATTGAAGAGGCACAAAAGAACAAACAAATCTTGGGCTGATGGGAAACAGAAACAGAAGAAAAG ACcaagaaaagaaggtaaaattaACTTGGAGGAAGATGTCGCTGGCGACTCCCAATCTCTCAGCATGTTCGAGGAAGATTCTGTTGAAGAAG GAAGTGATAATGAAAGTGACCTGCAAGAGCAAAGAACTGCTGGCATTGTGGACGCGGATGGAGATTCTGATTCAGAAGATATTCTGGAGGCCTCCAACACCGATCAAGAACAAGAATTGGATGTCAAGTCCCAAACTGTTGCAAAGGCACCAGCTTCCAGAAG CTCTTTCCATTCTCACTTAGAGTATAAGTTACCAGAAACTGAGGTAGAGGATCTGTTGAAGAAAAAGTGGAAATATCAATGGGATGTGCCTGCTTTTGGCATGCCAAATTGCAAGTGGGTAGGAACAGGAGAGTGTTTTCTGGAG GTAGCTAACATGAACTCTGATTGTGGTCTCAAGCAAAGGTTATATAAACACTGGTTGGATGTGTGCAGGACATCTGGCAGCAATGATTTTCATTCATCTCCACAGAgattcttcttctctcttt gcAACAGCTATAGAGATATTTTGCACTGTAACAAGAAGCCTTTTTACCGCAAGGGCCTAAAAGAAGACTCGGCCATCATGGATGCATACATTATGCACTGT CTGAATCACATTTTCAGAACGAGAGATCTTGTGACCAAGAATGATTCAAAAGTGGGCAAGCGTTGGGAGAATGCTAAGGATGAATTGCTTGGTGGTGATGAATTCCTTGATCATGGGTTTACTCGTCCAAAG GTTTTGATCCTACTGCCCTTTAAAAGCATTGCAAATCGTGCTGTTAATAGCCTAATAAAACTGACCCCCGGAGCTTACAAG gTTAATGTGGAGCACATGAGTCGTTTCTCTAATGAGTTTGGAAATCACGATGATGAAGACAATGTAAACACCAATGAGTTAACTGGAAGTGTTAAAAACTCAAACTCCCAGAAGTCCTCAAAACCACCTGACCATCAAGCACTTTTTGATGGAAATGTAGATGATAAATTTATGATAGGCATTAAATTTACGAG GAAGAGCATTAAGTTATTTAGTGATTTCTACTCCTCAGACTTGATAGTCGCTTCTCCTTTGGCATTGCTGAAG AAAATTGAGGAAGCTAAACGTGACAAGGAAAAAGATGTGGATTATCTTTCTTCCATAGAG GTTCTTATCATTGATCATGCAGATGTTATAGCAATGCAG AATTGGGCCTTCCTTACATCAGTTCTTGAACAATTGAATTGCATTCCTTCTAAGCAGCATGGGACTGATATAATGCGCATTAGAAAGTG GTATTTGGATGGACATGCCAGATTTTATCGGCAAACAATTGTCTTAGGTTGTTATGCAAACCCAG ACATTAATGCTTCCTTCAATCGTCAATGTGTAAACTACCAAGGAAAG GTAAAGTTGATATGTCAGTATAAAGGTGTTCTTCCAAAAGTCTCAGACCAAGTACGGCAG ACTCTGTGGCAGAAGCTGACAATGCTCGACTTGACTACTTTGTTCAGAAG GTGTTCCCAAAAATTAAAGATTCAGATGAG GGGGGGGTTATGCTATTTATTAGTTCTTACTATGAATATGTTCGACTTCGTAACTTTTTGA